One Spea bombifrons isolate aSpeBom1 chromosome 1, aSpeBom1.2.pri, whole genome shotgun sequence DNA window includes the following coding sequences:
- the LOC128469152 gene encoding olfactory receptor 11L1-like — protein MSYDRYMAICDPLHYTSVVNLNFCKGLIICSFTGAFISMLTPLILTCQLHFCGPNVIDHFFCDFAPITRLSCSDTFAVKLVTFLVSSSVTLFPFGFVIGTYVCIIHTIMKIPSVSGRKKTFSTCSSHLTAVCLYYGALISVYVVPVQGLSNSANKILSLIYTVITPLINPIIYSLRNQEIKAGLQRILNVKDKTQ, from the coding sequence ATGTCATATGATCGTTATATGGCTATATGTGATCCCCTGCATTATACATCAGTAGTAAATTTGAATTTCTGTAAAGGACTCATTATTTGTTCATTTACTGGTGCTTTCATAAGTATGCTGACACCACTTATTCTGACATGCCAGTTACATTTTTGTGGACCAAACGTTATAGATCACTTTTTCTGCGATTTTGCCCCAATCACCAGGCTTTCATGCTCAGACACATTTGCTGTAAAGCTTGTGACTTTTCTCGTGTCCTCTTCAGTAACACTGTTTCCCTTTGGGTTTGTCATTGGAACATATGTTTGTATCATCCACACAATCATGAAGATTCCCTCTGTTTCTGgaaggaaaaaaactttttccacATGTAGTTCTCATTTAACTGctgtatgtttgtattatgGAGCTCTTATTTCTGTTTATGTAGTGCCAGTTCAAGGTCTCTCAAATTCAGCTAATAAGATATTGTCTCTTATATACACTGTGATCACTCCTTTGATCAACCCCATAATATACAGCCTTAGGAATCAAGAGATCAAAGCAGGATTAcaaaggattttaaatgtaaaggaCAAAACACAGTAA